The window CTTCGGCCAGGTGTTGAAGGAAGGGGTGATTGAGGATAGCGCCAACAAGGAGCGCATCGCCAAGCTTCTGCGTTTTGCCTCCACCAACAGCGATACCGAAACCCAGGATGTGTCCCTCGCCGACTATGTCTCCCGGATGAAGCCGGACCAGGAGCTGATCTATTATGTCAATGGTGAGACCTTTGCTGCGGCCAAAAACAGCCCCCACCTGGAAATTTTCCGCAAGAAGGGCATCGAGGTGTTGCTGCTCTCCGACCGGGTGGATGAGTGGTTGGCAAGCCATCTGACGGAATTTGACGGCAAAAAGCTTCAGGCGGTGAGCAAGGGCGAGCTGGACCTGGGCAAGATGGATGATGAAGAGGACAAGGAAGAGCGCCAAAAGAGCGAAGAGGCGCTGGCCGGCTTGGTGGAGCGGATGAAGAGTGCCTTGGGGGATCAGGTGCAGGATGTGCGCTTGAGCCACCGCCTGACCGACTCTCCCTCCTGTCTGGTGGGGGGCGATCACGATATGAGTGCCTCCATGGAGCGTATTCTCAAGGAGGCGGGGCAGGAGGTGCCGGTTTCCAAGCGGTCCCTGGAAATCAATCCCAGCCATCCCCTGGCGGTGCGCTTGAAGGATGAGCAGAATGAAAGCCGTTTTGGCGATCTCTCCCAGATACTGCTGGATCAAGCGGTGCTGAGTGAGGGGGGGCAGCTGGAGGATCCGGCTGAGTTTGTCCGGCGTTTGAACAATCTGCTCTTGGAAGTCGCCAACCAATAATCCAACTTTCCCGTTTCGATTTGGCTTTGGAACGGGCTTGAAAAACAGCCCCCTGCTTCTCTCCACCCCTGTCGCATCCTGGATTGATGGTGCGGCAGGGGTGGAAAGGGAGCCTCTCTGGGGGTAGTCTGTCAACAAAGCAGTCTCGTCTTTATCCTTTTATTGATTAACCTGTCTGACACCCACAGCAGGGGAGAGCCCATGGACCAGGAACCGGAAAAACAGCAGGAAGAAGAGGATGTCGGCGGCCTGGCCCAGGATCATCTCCGCCAGATGATCGACCGGATTGAGCGGTTGGAAGAAGAGAAGGAAGAGGTCGGGCTGCAGATCCGAGCGATCTATGCCGAGGCCAAGAGTGCGGGTTTTGAGCCCAAGGTGATGCGCACCATCATTCGGGATCGCAAAAAGGAACCCCATGTGCTGGAGGAGGAGGAAACGTTGATCCACCTCTATAAAAAAGCCCTGGGAATGAGCTTTTGATCCGGCGATATTCCGACCAGACTGTTCCCTTTCAAAAAAAATCCTCATATTTGCCATTTTTCTTGCTGCGTTCCGACTCTCCGTTGCCACAATGGCGAGTGGGTTATGCTTCTTTCCGATTTTCCAGGCTTGATCCATGCTAGCCGTTACTTCCCTCTTTTCCAGGTCTAATCCATGTTAGCCAGTTATCCCCTCTTTGCTACCGCTGCCCGAGGGGTTGAGGCCCTGCTTGCCCAGGAGTTGCGGGATATGGGGGCCAAGCGGGTTCGGGAAGTGCGGGCCGGGGTCTCCTTTCATGGGGATTTTCGCCTGGCGGCCCGGGTTTGCCTCTGGTCCCGGGTGGCAAGCCGCTTGATCCTGCCCCTGGCCCAGGTGCAGGCCCCGGATCCGGAAGCGCTTTATCAGGGGGTTCGGGATATTCCCTGGGAAAACCATCTGCCTCGTGAGGCCACCCTTGCGGTCTCTTTTACCGGTACCCATACCACGATTCGTCATACCCATTTTGGCGCTCTCAAGGTCAAGGATGGAGTGGTGGATCGCTTGCGGGAGGTGTGGGGGGTGCGCCCTGATGTGAACCTGGACGCCCCGGATTTATTGATCAACGTCCGCCTGCGGGAAAATACCGCCCATGTGGGGATCGATCTTTCGGGGGAGAGCCTCCATCGCCGGGGCTACCGCTCCGCCCAAACCACCGCCCCTCTGAAGGAATCCCTGGCGGCGGCAATACTGCTGTTGGCTGGTTGGCCCGAGGTGGCCCAAGAGGGAGGGGCGCTGCTGGATCCCATGTGTGGCTCGGGCACTCTGCTGATCGAAGGGGCCTGGATGGCGGCGGATATGGCTCCGGGGTTATTGCGGGAGCGGTTTGGCTTTATGGGGTGGCTGGGGCAGGATCCCGAGGTTTGGCGGGAGCTGTTGGATGAGGCCCATGAGCGGGCCCAGGAAGGGTTGAAAACGTTACCCCCGGTGATCGGTTACGATCGGGATTCCAGGGCGATCAAGGCGGCTCGGGAAAATATCATTCGGGCGGGATTGGTGGAAAAAGTGCGGGTCTCTTCAGCCGAGGTGGGGGAGCTGACCCTCCCAGGCCCCGATGAGCTGCCCCCCGGGGTGATGGTCACCAACCCCCCTTATGGCACCCGCCAGGGGGAGGAAGTGAATTTACACCCCCTCTATCAAACCTTGGGTGAGGTGATCCAGAGTCGTTTGCAGGGGTGGAAGGGGGCTGTGTTTACCGCCCGAGGTAAGCTGGAAGAGGCCCTGGGACTGCCTCCCAAGCGGCCTATCCTGCTCTATAACGGCGCGCTCCCCTGCCATTTGCTGCCTTTCGACAGCTACGTCAAAAGAGACAAAAAAGAGAAAGCCAAGGGGGAGTGGTCAAAGGGCAAGCTCCTGCGCCACCCTGGGGAGAGTGGGCGCAGACAGGGTGGCCAGGATCCATCGCTCCCCAAGGGGGGACGTAGGGAAGAGCGGGGAGGGAGGGAATTCGCTCCCCCAAAGGATATCGGGGAGGGGCGCGATCAGGAATTGGACGGCCCCCGTATCACACCAGGCCCCCACAATCAAATGGGGCCTGGGGGGGAGATGCTTTTTAATCGGTTGATTAAAAACCTCAAGCGCTTGAAATCCTGGATCAACCGGGAGGAGATCCGCTGTTTTCGGCTTTATGATGCCGATATCCCCGAATTTGCCGTTGCCATTGATGTCTACGAAGAGTGGGTGCACGTTCAGGAATACAGTCCCCCGGCGCATATTGATCCCCAAAAGGCCCGGGAGCGGCTGGAGACGGTGTTGGCGGTGATTCCGGAGGCGTTGGATCTGCCGTGGAATCATATTTTCCTCAAGGTACGTAAACGCCGCCAGGGGGGCACGGGTCATAATATCAAACCCCATGCCGGGCGCTTTCACAAAGTATCGGAAGGGGGCTTGCAGTTTCGGGTCAACTTTACCGACCATCTGGATACCGGGCTATTCCTCGATCACGCACCCACCAGGCGCATGTTGGGGAAGATGGCTGGAGAAAAACGCTTTTTGAATCTGTTCGGCCATACCGGGGCGGCGACAGTGGCGGCCGCGGCGGGGGGGGCCTTGGAAACCGTCACCGTGGATTTGTCCAATACCTATCTGGATTGGGCGAAAAAAAACATGGCCTTGAATGGTTTCAAGGGACCTGAGCATCAATTCATTCGGAAAGATTGTCTGGCCTGGCTCAAAGCGCAACAAAGGCTTTCCGGGAAGTCCAAACGTTTTGGCCTGATTTTTCTGGATCCACCGACTTTTTCCAACTCCAAAAGCCTGGATGCCCCCTTTGACCTGCAAAAGAGCCACGTCTCTCTGATTTCTCTGGCGGCTTCCCTGCTGGACCATGGGGGGGTGTTGGTGTTTTCGAATAACCTTCGACGCTTTCGAATGGATCGTGACGCTTTGCCCAAGCATCTGGAAGTGACCGATATCACCCGTGAGACTCTGGCTCCGGATTTTCAACGTAATGCGCGGATTCACAACTGCTGGCGCATTCGCTATCAAAAAAGTCTGGGTGGAAACAGTTCGCTTTCCGATAAAAATTGATTTGTTTTTGACGGTTTTTACGGTAAGTTACAAGATTGAAGAAGACACAGGCCAAGAGAATTGAGCCCGTGTTACAAGCCCGGGTCATCACAATTGACCAAACGCTGATTGTTTTGCTTTGAATGGAAACAATCTTGCATGGGGTGCCACTTCCTTTAGATATAAGCGATACGATCGACTTTTCCAGGAGGCCTTCTGACGTGAAACCAAAAAAATACCGCTTGGTAACCCGGAGCGATTTCGATGGACTGGTGTGTGCGGCGATCTTGAAGGAGGTGGACCTGATCGATGATATCAAGTTTGTCCATCCCAAGGATATGCAGGATGGCAAGATTGAAATCACCAGCCAGGATATCACCACCAACCTGCCTTACGTGGAAGGGGTGCATCTGGCGTTTGACCATCACTCTTCCGAGGTGATGCGCCGGGGGGGTAACCAGCCCGATAATCACATCATCGATCCCGATGCTCCGTCAGCTGCCCGGGTGGTGTTCGATCACTATGGCGGTGCAGCGGCGCTGCCCAGAATTTCCAATGAGTTGATGGTGGCGGTGGATCAGGGGGATTCGGCCCAATTTTCCAAGGACGAAATCCTCAACTCCACCGGCTGGCCGCTCCTGAACTTTCTCATGGATGCCCGCACCGGCTTGGGCCGGTTTCGGAGCTTCCGGGTCTCCAACTATCAACTGATGATGCAGTTGATCGACGAATGCCGGGAAAAGAGTGTCGAGGAGATTCTGGAGCTGCCGGATGTCAAGGAGCGGGTGGATCTCTATTTTGAGCACGAGGCCAAATGCAAGGAGCAGATCCAGCGCCTGGCCAAGGTGTACAATAACCTGGTGGTGCTCGATCTTCGGAATGAGGAGACCATCTGGGCGGGAAATCGCTTCCTGATCTATGCCCTCTATCCCGACTGCAACATTTCGATCCACGTGCTCTGGGGCTTTAAAAAGCAGAACACGGCGCTGCCCATCGGTAAATCCATCATCAATCGCACCTCCAAGACCAACGTCGGTGAGCTGGCGCTCTCCTACGGCGGTGGCGGGCATGCCAATGCGGGTACCTGCCAGGTGGCCAATGAGGATGCGGAAGATGTGTTGAAAGAGCTGATCGAAAAGATTACGGCGGACGGTTGAGCCGAATCAAAAAAAGCTGAACTGGGTTGGATCGGGAGGAGGTACCCTCCCGGTCGAGCCTGCTTTCGAATAAAAAAAAGGGGTCTCTCCGGTTGTTTTGGAGAGGCCCTTTTTTTATGTG is drawn from Magnetococcales bacterium and contains these coding sequences:
- a CDS encoding DUF2312 domain-containing protein; protein product: MDQEPEKQQEEEDVGGLAQDHLRQMIDRIERLEEEKEEVGLQIRAIYAEAKSAGFEPKVMRTIIRDRKKEPHVLEEEETLIHLYKKALGMSF
- the rlmKL gene encoding bifunctional 23S rRNA (guanine(2069)-N(7))-methyltransferase RlmK/23S rRNA (guanine(2445)-N(2))-methyltransferase RlmL, with protein sequence MLASYPLFATAARGVEALLAQELRDMGAKRVREVRAGVSFHGDFRLAARVCLWSRVASRLILPLAQVQAPDPEALYQGVRDIPWENHLPREATLAVSFTGTHTTIRHTHFGALKVKDGVVDRLREVWGVRPDVNLDAPDLLINVRLRENTAHVGIDLSGESLHRRGYRSAQTTAPLKESLAAAILLLAGWPEVAQEGGALLDPMCGSGTLLIEGAWMAADMAPGLLRERFGFMGWLGQDPEVWRELLDEAHERAQEGLKTLPPVIGYDRDSRAIKAARENIIRAGLVEKVRVSSAEVGELTLPGPDELPPGVMVTNPPYGTRQGEEVNLHPLYQTLGEVIQSRLQGWKGAVFTARGKLEEALGLPPKRPILLYNGALPCHLLPFDSYVKRDKKEKAKGEWSKGKLLRHPGESGRRQGGQDPSLPKGGRREERGGREFAPPKDIGEGRDQELDGPRITPGPHNQMGPGGEMLFNRLIKNLKRLKSWINREEIRCFRLYDADIPEFAVAIDVYEEWVHVQEYSPPAHIDPQKARERLETVLAVIPEALDLPWNHIFLKVRKRRQGGTGHNIKPHAGRFHKVSEGGLQFRVNFTDHLDTGLFLDHAPTRRMLGKMAGEKRFLNLFGHTGAATVAAAAGGALETVTVDLSNTYLDWAKKNMALNGFKGPEHQFIRKDCLAWLKAQQRLSGKSKRFGLIFLDPPTFSNSKSLDAPFDLQKSHVSLISLAASLLDHGGVLVFSNNLRRFRMDRDALPKHLEVTDITRETLAPDFQRNARIHNCWRIRYQKSLGGNSSLSDKN
- a CDS encoding exopolyphosphatase, with translation MKPKKYRLVTRSDFDGLVCAAILKEVDLIDDIKFVHPKDMQDGKIEITSQDITTNLPYVEGVHLAFDHHSSEVMRRGGNQPDNHIIDPDAPSAARVVFDHYGGAAALPRISNELMVAVDQGDSAQFSKDEILNSTGWPLLNFLMDARTGLGRFRSFRVSNYQLMMQLIDECREKSVEEILELPDVKERVDLYFEHEAKCKEQIQRLAKVYNNLVVLDLRNEETIWAGNRFLIYALYPDCNISIHVLWGFKKQNTALPIGKSIINRTSKTNVGELALSYGGGGHANAGTCQVANEDAEDVLKELIEKITADG